A single window of Calditrichota bacterium DNA harbors:
- a CDS encoding BamA/TamA family outer membrane protein yields MKRISAVFLVLLLPALAFGQFGKNKVQYTDFHWEYLQSEHFDVYYYPGAEKLAEFVADVAESSYVSLRNDFRYDLVDRVKIIVYKSHNDFEQTNVSSGLPEESVGGFTEFFKNRVVIPFEGDYEQFRHVIHHELTHAVSMQMIYGAGVQSIVMGMMRFQIPLWLAEGLAEYESLRWDTESDMYIRDAAINGYLPPIQSMYGFMNYKGGQNVLYYIAQKYGNEKIGEILGKIKINKNIDRGLKQSIGIGVKDLSKRWHKYVKKQYWPDIADRLEPDDFAKKMTDHVKYQNFINNSPSLSPKGDKIAFLSNKSDYFDIYVMSAIDGKMLGRVVKGQRTMNLEELHWLKPGITWSPDGKRIAFSAKGGPRDVLHIASVRKRKIVKTYKVDLDGIFAPSWSPDGKSIVFSGIKNGQSDLYQLTLKTGKLTPLTNDIFSDLEPRWSPDGKALVFTSDRGPYTRPDDLPKGFKIQNHNYSNHDIYVLHLPSRRIERITKTKFTEKNPTWSPDGKKIVYVSDANGIFNFFVYNTETDSTYPITNVLTGVFQPSWVGDELAFTTFYNGGYDIYLMKNPGAIKPGDIHLKDTEFIKKVKAGKILLASTYRKLKEQPKSKLGMRSANDFRHFVFGRNLRANIQRPAGKNTRNVFLDSTQYKLASGAYKQHPYRLKFTPDLVYGNAGYSQFFGVQGSTVLSLSDILGNHRIDIYSNLFYDLRNSDYQFAYYYLPHRIDVGVGAFHYAYFFVTGWNTIIRDRNYGGSFYLSYPFNRYQRLDFSTTFLGIDRRDLYFDVKLYQRRVLVSGLSYVKDTALWGWTGPNNGMRMNLSLTFSPGGWAHSMDFKTVRLDYRKYFRLKKGYTFAWRLAGGASFGRNPQKFFLGGMDNWINLRFKGGLRIDNADDVYFSSFETPLRGYDYYEQIGTRFFLTNFEVRFPFIRYFIMGTPPLYLQNIRGTLFWDMGSAWENDSSFRFFSKSPLGNVRMDDVLAGYGFGVRIFLGYFLLRFDTAWKTNIATRSRSPRYYVSLGAEF; encoded by the coding sequence ATGAAACGCATATCAGCGGTTTTTTTGGTTTTATTACTTCCCGCGCTTGCTTTCGGTCAATTTGGGAAAAATAAGGTCCAATACACCGATTTTCACTGGGAATATCTGCAATCCGAGCATTTTGATGTCTATTATTACCCGGGTGCCGAGAAGCTGGCCGAATTTGTGGCGGATGTAGCCGAATCCAGCTACGTATCGCTCCGAAATGATTTTCGGTACGATTTGGTTGACCGTGTGAAAATTATTGTTTACAAAAGCCACAATGATTTTGAACAGACCAATGTTTCTTCAGGACTGCCGGAAGAGTCGGTAGGAGGCTTCACGGAATTCTTCAAGAACCGGGTCGTTATTCCGTTTGAAGGGGATTACGAACAATTTCGCCATGTCATTCACCATGAGCTTACCCATGCCGTTTCCATGCAGATGATCTACGGGGCCGGGGTTCAGTCCATTGTGATGGGAATGATGCGTTTCCAGATTCCCCTGTGGCTGGCGGAAGGTTTGGCTGAATATGAAAGCCTTCGCTGGGATACGGAAAGTGACATGTACATCCGGGATGCAGCCATCAACGGCTATTTGCCGCCCATTCAATCCATGTATGGTTTTATGAATTACAAAGGGGGACAAAATGTACTGTATTACATCGCTCAAAAATACGGCAATGAGAAAATCGGAGAAATCCTCGGAAAGATAAAAATCAACAAGAATATTGACCGCGGCCTGAAGCAGTCCATTGGGATCGGTGTAAAAGACCTTTCGAAGCGGTGGCACAAATATGTCAAAAAGCAGTATTGGCCGGATATTGCAGATCGCCTGGAACCGGATGATTTTGCTAAAAAAATGACGGATCACGTGAAATATCAAAATTTTATCAACAACAGTCCCTCTCTTTCTCCAAAGGGCGATAAGATCGCTTTCCTTTCGAATAAATCCGATTATTTTGATATTTACGTGATGAGTGCCATTGACGGGAAGATGCTGGGTCGGGTGGTCAAAGGGCAGCGAACCATGAATTTGGAAGAGCTGCACTGGCTTAAACCGGGGATTACCTGGTCGCCCGACGGGAAACGAATTGCTTTTTCTGCAAAGGGAGGCCCGAGAGATGTACTCCACATTGCGAGCGTGAGAAAACGAAAAATCGTAAAAACCTACAAGGTCGATCTCGATGGAATTTTTGCACCGTCCTGGTCGCCGGATGGGAAATCCATTGTATTTTCAGGGATAAAAAACGGACAAAGTGATTTGTACCAACTCACCCTGAAAACGGGAAAACTGACGCCTCTTACCAATGACATTTTTTCCGATCTGGAACCCCGCTGGTCGCCCGATGGGAAAGCCCTGGTTTTTACAAGCGACCGCGGTCCCTACACTCGTCCCGATGATTTGCCGAAAGGCTTCAAAATTCAGAATCACAATTATTCCAATCACGATATTTATGTTTTGCATTTACCATCCAGGCGGATTGAGCGCATCACGAAAACAAAGTTTACCGAAAAAAATCCCACCTGGTCGCCCGATGGAAAGAAAATTGTGTATGTGTCGGATGCGAATGGTATTTTTAATTTTTTCGTGTACAATACCGAAACCGATTCGACTTACCCGATTACGAATGTTCTGACGGGTGTTTTCCAGCCATCATGGGTGGGAGATGAGCTGGCGTTTACAACATTCTACAACGGGGGGTATGATATCTATCTGATGAAAAACCCGGGCGCGATTAAGCCGGGGGATATTCACTTAAAGGATACGGAATTCATTAAAAAGGTAAAGGCCGGAAAAATACTTCTGGCATCTACCTATCGGAAACTCAAGGAGCAGCCCAAATCCAAACTGGGAATGCGATCTGCAAATGACTTTCGGCATTTTGTTTTCGGCCGGAATTTACGGGCCAATATTCAACGGCCTGCGGGAAAAAATACCCGGAATGTTTTTCTGGATTCCACACAGTACAAACTGGCCTCCGGCGCGTACAAGCAGCATCCGTACCGGCTTAAATTTACACCCGATCTGGTGTATGGAAACGCCGGTTACAGTCAGTTTTTTGGGGTTCAGGGATCGACGGTGCTTTCGCTCTCGGATATCCTCGGAAACCATCGAATCGATATTTATTCCAATCTCTTTTACGACCTGCGCAATTCGGATTACCAGTTTGCCTACTATTATTTGCCCCACCGGATTGATGTGGGCGTAGGCGCCTTTCATTATGCCTACTTTTTTGTGACCGGTTGGAATACGATTATTCGGGATCGGAATTACGGCGGGAGTTTTTACCTGTCCTATCCTTTTAATCGCTACCAGAGGCTCGATTTCAGCACGACCTTTCTGGGGATTGACCGCCGGGACCTGTATTTTGATGTCAAACTCTACCAGCGGCGGGTTCTGGTATCCGGGTTGAGCTACGTAAAGGATACCGCCCTCTGGGGATGGACGGGCCCCAATAACGGTATGCGGATGAATCTTTCCCTCACATTCAGTCCGGGGGGCTGGGCGCACAGCATGGATTTTAAAACGGTTCGCCTGGACTACCGAAAGTATTTCCGGCTGAAAAAGGGGTACACCTTTGCCTGGCGTCTGGCCGGGGGGGCATCGTTCGGAAGAAATCCACAAAAATTTTTCCTCGGCGGCATGGACAATTGGATTAACCTCCGCTTTAAGGGCGGACTTCGAATTGACAATGCCGATGACGTGTATTTTTCATCATTCGAAACACCCCTGCGGGGCTATGATTATTACGAGCAGATTGGTACCCGCTTCTTTTTGACCAACTTCGAGGTGCGCTTTCCGTTTATTCGATATTTTATCATGGGAACCCCTCCCCTCTACTTGCAGAACATCCGGGGGACGCTCTTCTGGGATATGGGAAGTGCCTGGGAAAATGACAGCAGTTTTCGCTTTTTCAGCAAAAGCCCCCTTGGCAATGTGAGAATGGACGACGTGCTGGCAGGATACGGTTTTGGGGTTCGCATTTTTCTGGGCTATTTCTTGCTGCGGTTCGACACCGCCTGGAAAACCAATATTGCCACCAGAAGCCGTTCGCCCCGATATTATGTCTCGTTAGGTGCTGAATTCTAA
- a CDS encoding cytochrome c biogenesis protein CcdA translates to MENLNLLTAFLGGVISFLSPCVLPLVPAYMSFISGISFQDMTSENRGADEVKLVMLKSIVFILGFSLVFVLLGATATFMGKFLLTHMRIIMKIAGVIIIIFGLHTARVFQIPFLNYEKRFHTSGSELSYLGTFTLGLAFAFGWSPCIGPILAAILAMASVQDTVMKGVFLLVAYSLGLGVPFFLTGIATNWFLRVFSGIKKHFKTVELISGLFLIAIGVMFFFNWFTQLSALFVRLFPWLIKVG, encoded by the coding sequence ATGGAGAATTTGAACTTGCTGACTGCTTTTCTGGGCGGAGTTATTTCATTCTTGTCACCTTGTGTGCTTCCATTGGTTCCGGCTTACATGTCGTTTATTTCCGGAATTTCATTTCAGGATATGACATCTGAGAATCGCGGCGCGGACGAAGTCAAGCTGGTCATGCTTAAATCGATTGTTTTCATTCTGGGATTTTCCCTCGTATTCGTTCTTCTGGGTGCTACAGCCACCTTTATGGGCAAATTCCTTCTAACCCATATGCGGATTATTATGAAAATTGCGGGTGTCATCATTATTATTTTTGGTCTCCACACGGCCCGCGTATTTCAAATACCCTTTCTTAATTACGAAAAACGATTCCACACGTCGGGGTCGGAACTTAGCTATCTGGGCACGTTCACACTGGGCCTGGCCTTCGCCTTCGGGTGGTCTCCCTGCATCGGGCCCATTCTGGCCGCCATTCTGGCCATGGCCAGTGTTCAGGATACGGTGATGAAGGGCGTGTTTTTGCTCGTTGCGTACTCCCTGGGGCTGGGCGTTCCGTTTTTCCTGACCGGCATTGCCACGAACTGGTTTTTGCGGGTATTCTCTGGCATAAAGAAACATTTTAAGACCGTCGAATTGATCAGCGGACTGTTCTTGATTGCCATTGGTGTGATGTTTTTCTTTAATTGGTTTACGCAGTTGTCCGCTCTTTTTGTGCGATTGTTTCCGTGGCTGATAAAAGTGGGTTAA